Within the Trichoderma breve strain T069 chromosome 3, whole genome shotgun sequence genome, the region gcagtgatcaacgagaaaaaaggaaaacatAAAGCCTGAGACTATGGAGCCGCGGCTCTTTGTCTCCTCCGTCGCACGCTAACAGCCTCGTTCCGCACGGCCGAGTCTGTGCTACGACTAAGACACTTTACGGGTGGAGATGCgccgaagagagagaaatatcCCTCGGGATTCTCACTTGAGTTGAACCAACTCCGTTACTCGCTAGAATGGACCGGCACTTGGCGATCCGGTCTGACGGCATCCTTCACAACTTGCTGCATCCCATCCAGTGTAGTTTATGCCACGACTGCACCGACACATCACGAGAACCCGGTGCATCGGGCGATTTCAACGAGTCCACCAATCAACCATCCCTGCGATTCAAGCAAATCAcgctcgtcgtcgctggCTCGCTTACTAGCTCAAGGCCGTGCAGTGATTCCTCGATGCACAAGGTCTGGTGAGTGAATTAAGAGCATTGGCGAAGGAAGTAATCGCGAAAGGGATGAAAAGAGACAGGAAAggagaatgagaagaagccaaccgttgaagatgaagcaaagtTATGGTTATCACGGGTGGAGTCTTCCATCAACTTTAAAattttctcttcgtcttcactCGTCGGTTGGTTGATGCATGAAAATAAGCTGTCTTCAATTCTTATTTACTAGCCAGAAGAGGCCTGTCTCTCATCTTATCAACCAGCTAATTTAGCGTGCTTACATAACGAACATGCCTGTgtccagatgaagagcattCGATATTCTGTCAATCTTCTGAATCGCAACACACTCAGTCATATGAAGACCAAGGGTGATGGCATCCTTGTTGTCTCGGTAGTTGGTGATGCAGAGAAGCACACTATCCGCGCATTGAACACGAAGTTCAATTTGCCAAGCGAAAACTACCTCGCTAACAGTTCCGTTGATAGATTTACTTCTTAAACCACCCCAGCTAGATTTTTTCCTACTACTACATTTAGAGTTATAAGCATGATGTATAAAATACTATAGTGGGGGAGTAAAAGTAACGACTAGCCTTATAGTGCACTATATATTGGGGCATTAAAGAAATAACAAATGCGTAGGTCCTTTTTTAAGTGTCTTAATACTGGCGCTGTGTACTTGGAATTACAATTTTCTTTTAGGAGATGCGGGAGTAGGGGCACGGCACAAAGCACGTAGAGTGTGATATAGAAggcagaaaaagagaaacgagaagaagagcggagAGCGAAACAAATAATGTTTTAGCAGAATGCTATAGAACTAAATGGAAAGCGGTCAGGCATAAATATAGTGAATCATCCAGGTGTCGAGCTCATGCGTTGCCAGTCGTGGGCATAAAGGTGATCTATTGGTCTAGTTATAGTTAACTACCTTCTTAAAAATATAGTTACTAGTTTGTTTCCTATAATCTAGCCCTTTCTATCTCTATTGCCTCTCATTATTTCTGTATTGCTTGATATTTAAATCTACCAAGCCAAACTTCCTTCCTTGTTCGAAAAGGTTCCCGTTTCGCCGTCTTCACCCATGGTTGCCAGTTTTACTGCATTCAAAGCTCCATCTGCCGGATCATCCTTTCCTACAAAACCGTTCAGGTTCGTAGCACAGTACCCTGGACAAGTCGCATTGACTTTCCACCCAGCGTCTTTATACTTTAAAGCATAGTGGAGCATGATCATATTGAGTGCTGCTTTGCTACTTCGGTAGATTGGCAAAGGAACTGGACTCTCCGGTCGATGAGTGAGTGAGCCCATGAAAGAGGATACAAAGACGACTCGAGGTGCAGAAGATGCCGTTAAAAGAGGGATAAAGGCTTCAGTCGTGAGTGCGGCGCCAAAAGTGTTGACTGCAAACGTGTCTTGGAAAATGCGAAGCGAAGGGGGAGAGGTTCTTTCATCGTTCAGGCATACGCCGGCGTTGTTAATCAATACATCAAGACGGCCAAATTTCGACTTTACTTGTTGGACCACTTCGGCAATAGAGTTATCAGAGGTAACACTAAGTGACAAAGATTAGCATCTTCTATTCAAAATATCTATCATTACGATGTTGACTCTTGAGTCAAAGTCTGGATCTCAACATAATCGATCCACTCTTGAGGATTTAATTTGGTGGCTATAAAGGAGACCTACTCAATGGTAATAGGCTCGGCATTCAACCCTTGGTCTTGAAGATCTTTGGCCGCTTTAATACCACGCTGGGTATCACGACTTCCCACAAGAACATGGTATCCCGGCTTTGACGATAGAGATTTTGCTATCTGGAAACCGATGCCTTGATTGGCGCCTGTAACTAGGACGATCTttgaagagggagaggcaaaCATGATGCCGTTGTAAGTATATTGTGAGATTGTGATTGCAGTGACTTTGAAAGCTTTGTATAAGAGAGTTGACGAGTGGAATTGCTGTAAAAATGATCAGGGTATAATGCGTCGCTCtctctatatatatacaaaaagtccaagtccaaggaaGTGGACTTAGACTCGGATTTATTAGCTATCTCCATTAAAGCATCATGATTCTAATCATGAATTGTTGAATTTGCTTCCTTTTTGACAGCGTAAAAGCCGAATCGTCTTCACGACTTACGTAGACAATGTGTGTATCTGTCTCATATTGATCGATATGATCCTCAGTGGCCTGTGTTAGTACATTCGCGCAAACTCTAGCCTGTTAAGGAATAGGTATCTCACGCCTGCACTGATTGATTGGGTAGGTCTTTGCTATTTCCACCCTAGACCCAGCTGCTAA harbors:
- a CDS encoding short chain dehydrogenase domain-containing protein; the protein is MFASPSSKIVLVTGANQGIGFQIAKSLSSKPGYHVLVGSRDTQRGIKAAKDLQDQGLNAEPITIDVTSDNSIAEVVQQVKSKFGRLDVLINNAGVCLNDERTSPPSLRIFQDTFAVNTFGAALTTEAFIPLLTASSAPRVVFVSSFMGSLTHRPESPVPLPIYRSSKAALNMIMLHYALKYKDAGWKVNATCPGYCATNLNGFVGKDDPADGALNAVKLATMGEDGETGTFSNKEGSLAW